One genomic segment of Burkholderia pyrrocinia includes these proteins:
- a CDS encoding RluA family pseudouridine synthase, with the protein MNELGKISQNSVASGQVSMIEIDENSAGQRIDNFLLRVCKGVPKSHIYRILRSGEVRVNKGRIDAQYRLVLGDIVRVPPVRVAAADLARADTPIVPPANFDVLYEDDAMLVINKPAGVAVHGGSGVAFGVIEQMRQAHPRAKFLELVHRLDRETSGILMLAKKRTALVGLHEQIRENRMDKRYFACAHGEWQPDWGRRRAVKVPLFKYSTPEGERRVRVQDDGLPSHTVFNLVDRWPDYALVEAELKTGRTHQIRVHLAHLGLPIAGDAKYGDFALNKALARANAQPSLKRMFLHAHRLRLAHPLTGEALQFDAPLPDECQRFLDQLSALRDTA; encoded by the coding sequence ATGAATGAGTTAGGCAAAATATCCCAGAATTCGGTCGCAAGCGGCCAGGTATCGATGATCGAGATCGACGAAAACTCGGCCGGTCAGCGGATCGACAACTTCCTGTTGCGCGTCTGTAAAGGCGTGCCGAAAAGCCATATTTACCGGATCCTCCGCAGCGGCGAAGTGCGCGTGAACAAGGGCCGGATCGACGCGCAGTACCGCCTCGTCCTTGGCGACATCGTCCGCGTGCCGCCCGTGCGCGTGGCGGCGGCGGACCTCGCGCGCGCCGACACGCCCATCGTGCCGCCGGCGAATTTCGACGTGCTGTACGAGGACGATGCGATGCTCGTCATCAACAAGCCGGCCGGCGTTGCGGTGCACGGCGGCAGCGGCGTCGCGTTCGGCGTGATCGAGCAGATGCGCCAGGCGCACCCGCGCGCGAAATTCCTCGAACTCGTCCACCGGCTCGACCGTGAGACGTCCGGGATCCTGATGCTCGCGAAAAAGCGCACGGCGCTCGTGGGCCTGCACGAACAGATCCGCGAGAACCGGATGGACAAGCGCTACTTCGCGTGCGCCCACGGCGAATGGCAGCCCGACTGGGGCCGCCGCCGCGCGGTGAAGGTGCCGCTGTTCAAGTATTCGACCCCGGAAGGGGAGCGCCGCGTGCGCGTGCAGGACGACGGGCTGCCGTCGCATACGGTGTTCAACCTCGTCGACCGCTGGCCCGACTACGCGCTGGTCGAAGCGGAACTCAAAACGGGTCGGACCCATCAGATCCGCGTGCACCTCGCGCATCTCGGCCTGCCGATCGCCGGCGACGCCAAGTATGGCGATTTCGCACTGAACAAGGCGCTGGCGCGCGCGAACGCGCAGCCGTCGTTGAAACGGATGTTCCTGCACGCGCACCGGCTGCGGCTTGCCCATCCGCTGACCGGCGAGGCGCTGCAGTTCGATGCGCCGCTACCGGACGAATGCCAGCGCTTCCTCGACCAACTCAGCGCACTGCGCGATACCGCCTGA
- the mobA gene encoding molybdenum cofactor guanylyltransferase MobA, which translates to MPVSAPPSIAGLLLAGGRATRMDGVDKGLQLLDGTPLALHVLRRLSPQVDETLISANRHADRYAELGAPFDARIVADDTPDFPGPLAGLLAGMRAARAPLVACSPCDTPFLPADLVARLLAALDAQQADIAMAVTVDAQQARSPQPTFALLHTALADDLAARLAAGDRKVRAWYARHKTVEVEFRDERAFYNANSWQELAALARR; encoded by the coding sequence ATGCCCGTTTCCGCCCCTCCTTCGATCGCCGGCCTGCTGCTCGCGGGCGGACGCGCCACGCGCATGGACGGCGTCGACAAGGGCCTGCAACTGCTCGACGGTACGCCGCTCGCGCTGCACGTGCTGCGCCGGCTCTCGCCGCAGGTCGACGAAACGCTGATCAGCGCGAATCGCCACGCCGACCGCTATGCCGAGCTCGGCGCGCCGTTCGACGCGCGCATCGTGGCGGACGACACGCCCGATTTCCCAGGCCCGCTCGCGGGCCTGCTCGCCGGCATGCGGGCCGCGCGCGCGCCGCTCGTCGCGTGCTCGCCATGCGATACGCCGTTTCTGCCCGCCGACCTCGTCGCGCGGCTGCTTGCGGCGCTCGATGCGCAACAGGCCGACATCGCGATGGCGGTGACCGTCGATGCGCAGCAGGCGCGCTCGCCGCAGCCGACGTTCGCGCTGCTGCACACGGCGCTGGCCGACGATCTCGCCGCGCGGCTCGCGGCCGGCGACCGCAAGGTGCGTGCGTGGTACGCACGCCACAAGACGGTCGAAGTCGAGTTTCGCGACGAGCGTGCGTTTTACAATGCCAACTCCTGGCAGGAACTCGCCGCGCTGGCCCGTCGCTGA
- a CDS encoding Rne/Rng family ribonuclease yields MKRMLFNATQQEELRVAIVDGQKLIDIDIETAGREQRKGNIYKGVVTRIEPSLEACFVNYGEDRHGFLPFKEVARQYFKEGIDMRSARIQDALREGQELIVQVEKEERGNKGAALTTFISLAGRYLVLMPNNPRGGGVSRRIEGDERQELRETMSQLQIPDGMSMIARTAGIGRSAEELQWDLNYLLQLWRAIEAASQSGNAGQPMLIYLESSLVIRAIRDYFQPDIGEILIDTTEIYDQARAFMDIVMPDNVSKVKRYHDDVPLFSRFQIEHQIETAYSRTVPLPSGGAIVIDHTEALVAIDVNSARATKGADIEETATRTNLEAADEVARQLRLRDLGGLIVIDFIDMESAKSQREVEQRLKDALKHDRARVQMGKISRFGLMELSRQRLRPALSEGSHVTCPRCNGTGHIRDTESSALQVLRIIQEEAMKENTAAIHCQVPVEVTAFLLNEKRQEINKIESRFKVGIVLIPNKHLDTPHYKLERLRHDDARLDDPRASWKMAEEAARELESETGYSKRTAEVKPKQEAAVKGITPERPAPSAAPQRPVEPVPAPAPVAAASGGFIGWLKGLFGVSPAPAPAPVAPAPAKEQAARPARERTEKTEQRGGDRNRNRRGGAQQAQGGRDQAAAGRGQPQRQEREGKEAREPREGREPREGREPREGRENREGREGREGREGRGQREGREPREPRESREPREPRENREPRERAEQPEGVDAAGRGERQERGERRERGERRKPTQHAATLETVTRGENHPESEADKVVADALPGADLAADAEAVARDGEERRRRRRGRRGGRRERDEDGALVDQAEQGADGEAAAQTVTPEAPAAAEPAHTAAPAVVAAVAAAGAVVAEAAVEQHAAPAAVEAPPAPAHAEVAPAAPVEPAVAAPAAKPAPVAPAVDTEAGPAPVAVSPTDAFEVPAAAPAAVEAPQAAPVEQAAPAVTTEAAPVAVEPAHVEAAPVEAVAAPAPAPASAPAPAQPAAAPASASLDVVLEQAGLVWVNTDADKFAAAQEAASQLPRPARVPRERKVLPPADTAPMQQVETTHH; encoded by the coding sequence ATGAAACGCATGCTGTTCAATGCGACGCAGCAGGAGGAGCTGCGCGTCGCCATCGTCGATGGGCAAAAGCTCATCGACATCGACATCGAAACCGCCGGGCGCGAACAGCGCAAAGGCAATATCTACAAAGGTGTCGTCACCCGCATCGAGCCGTCGCTCGAAGCGTGCTTCGTCAACTACGGCGAAGACCGCCACGGCTTCCTGCCGTTCAAGGAAGTCGCCCGCCAGTACTTCAAGGAAGGCATCGACATGCGCTCCGCGCGCATCCAGGATGCTCTGCGCGAAGGCCAGGAGCTGATCGTCCAAGTCGAGAAGGAAGAGCGTGGCAACAAGGGCGCCGCCCTCACGACCTTCATCTCGCTCGCCGGCCGCTATCTCGTGCTGATGCCGAACAATCCGCGCGGCGGCGGTGTGTCGCGCCGGATCGAGGGCGACGAGCGCCAGGAACTGCGCGAAACGATGTCGCAACTGCAGATTCCCGACGGCATGAGCATGATCGCCCGCACCGCGGGCATCGGCCGCAGCGCCGAGGAACTGCAGTGGGACCTGAACTACCTGCTGCAACTGTGGCGCGCGATCGAAGCGGCGTCGCAAAGCGGCAACGCCGGCCAGCCGATGCTGATCTACCTGGAATCGAGCCTCGTGATCCGCGCGATCCGGGACTATTTCCAGCCCGATATCGGCGAAATCCTGATCGACACGACCGAGATCTATGATCAGGCCCGTGCGTTCATGGACATCGTGATGCCGGACAACGTGTCGAAGGTGAAGCGTTACCACGACGACGTGCCGCTGTTCTCCCGCTTCCAGATCGAGCACCAGATCGAAACGGCCTACTCGCGCACGGTGCCGCTGCCGTCCGGCGGCGCGATCGTGATCGACCACACCGAAGCGCTCGTCGCGATCGACGTGAACTCGGCGCGCGCGACCAAGGGCGCGGATATCGAGGAAACGGCGACCCGCACGAACCTCGAAGCGGCCGACGAGGTCGCCCGCCAGCTCCGCCTGCGCGACCTCGGCGGCCTGATCGTGATCGATTTCATCGACATGGAATCGGCGAAGAGCCAGCGTGAAGTCGAGCAGCGCCTGAAAGACGCGCTCAAGCATGACCGTGCGCGCGTGCAGATGGGCAAGATCTCCCGCTTCGGCCTGATGGAGCTGTCGCGCCAGCGCCTGCGTCCGGCGCTGTCGGAAGGCAGCCACGTGACTTGCCCGCGCTGTAACGGCACCGGCCACATCCGCGATACCGAATCGTCCGCGCTGCAGGTCCTGCGGATCATTCAGGAAGAAGCGATGAAGGAAAATACCGCGGCGATCCACTGCCAGGTGCCGGTCGAGGTGACCGCCTTCCTGCTCAACGAAAAGCGCCAGGAAATCAACAAGATCGAGTCGCGCTTCAAGGTCGGCATCGTGCTGATCCCGAACAAGCACCTCGATACGCCGCACTACAAGCTCGAGCGCCTGCGCCACGACGACGCGCGCCTCGACGATCCGCGCGCGTCCTGGAAGATGGCCGAGGAAGCTGCCCGCGAACTCGAGTCGGAAACCGGCTACAGCAAGCGCACGGCAGAAGTGAAGCCGAAGCAGGAAGCCGCGGTCAAGGGCATCACGCCCGAGCGTCCGGCTCCGAGCGCGGCCCCGCAGCGCCCGGTCGAGCCCGTTCCGGCCCCCGCACCTGTGGCCGCGGCAAGCGGCGGCTTCATCGGCTGGCTGAAGGGCCTGTTCGGCGTGTCGCCGGCTCCGGCGCCCGCGCCGGTTGCTCCGGCGCCGGCGAAGGAACAGGCAGCCCGCCCGGCTCGCGAGCGCACCGAGAAGACCGAGCAGCGCGGCGGCGATCGCAACCGCAACCGTCGTGGCGGCGCCCAGCAGGCGCAAGGCGGCCGCGACCAGGCAGCAGCAGGCCGTGGCCAGCCGCAACGCCAGGAACGCGAAGGCAAGGAAGCGCGCGAACCGCGTGAAGGCCGTGAGCCGCGCGAGGGTCGCGAACCGCGTGAAGGTCGTGAAAACCGCGAAGGTCGTGAGGGCCGCGAAGGTCGCGAGGGCCGTGGCCAGCGCGAAGGTCGCGAACCGCGCGAGCCGCGTGAAAGCCGTGAGCCGCGTGAACCGCGCGAGAATCGCGAACCGCGCGAGCGTGCCGAGCAGCCGGAAGGCGTCGACGCAGCCGGCCGTGGCGAGCGCCAGGAACGCGGCGAGCGTCGCGAGCGCGGCGAACGCCGCAAGCCGACCCAGCATGCGGCCACGCTCGAGACCGTCACCCGTGGTGAAAACCATCCGGAATCGGAAGCCGACAAGGTCGTCGCAGACGCCCTGCCCGGCGCCGACCTGGCAGCCGATGCGGAAGCCGTCGCGCGTGACGGCGAGGAACGTCGTCGCCGCCGTCGCGGCCGCCGTGGCGGTCGTCGCGAGCGCGACGAAGACGGCGCACTCGTCGACCAGGCCGAGCAAGGCGCGGATGGCGAAGCCGCAGCGCAAACCGTGACGCCGGAAGCACCGGCCGCTGCCGAACCGGCCCATACGGCCGCACCGGCAGTCGTCGCGGCCGTGGCCGCGGCAGGCGCCGTCGTCGCCGAAGCAGCGGTCGAGCAGCATGCTGCACCGGCCGCTGTGGAAGCTCCGCCGGCACCGGCACACGCCGAAGTGGCTCCGGCCGCTCCGGTCGAGCCCGCGGTCGCCGCCCCGGCAGCAAAACCGGCACCGGTCGCACCGGCCGTCGACACGGAAGCCGGTCCGGCTCCGGTCGCGGTTTCGCCGACCGACGCGTTCGAAGTGCCGGCAGCAGCACCGGCCGCGGTCGAGGCGCCGCAGGCCGCGCCCGTCGAGCAAGCCGCACCGGCCGTGACGACCGAAGCCGCTCCGGTGGCTGTCGAGCCGGCGCATGTCGAAGCGGCGCCGGTCGAGGCCGTCGCAGCACCGGCACCGGCTCCGGCCTCCGCTCCGGCCCCCGCACAACCTGCAGCCGCGCCCGCTTCGGCGAGCCTGGACGTCGTGCTGGAGCAGGCCGGTCTCGTCTGGGTGAACACGGACGCCGACAAGTTCGCCGCTGCGCAGGAAGCCGCGTCGCAACTCCCGCGTCCGGCCCGCGTGCCGCGCGAACGCAAGGTGCTGCCGCCGGCCGATACGGCCCCGATGCAGCAGGTCGAAACGACGCACCACTGA
- the rmuC gene encoding DNA recombination protein RmuC, with amino-acid sequence MTMTLLLAAVVVLAVALAVAIVAIVRGGGRHDDTAVLGDQIEDAAHAQARAVERLERELRGEIVENARGSRTELAGSFSQLQQTLAAQLTSVATVQNNQIEGFAQQLGKLVAGNAQQFDAMRESVQRQAQQAREEQTAALRLFGDTLNRQLTQLTEANDRRIGEVRATLEQRLKEIETNNAAKLEEMRRTVDEKLHATLEQRLGESFKLVSDRLEQVHRGLGEMQTLAAGVGDLKKVLTNVKTRGTWGEVQLEALLEQMLTPEQYAKNVATVPKSTERVEFAIRLPGRDAGTRDAPPVWLPIDAKFPREDYERLIDAQERADAPAVEEAARALEARVRLEARTIAEKYVAPPHTTDFALLFLPTEGLYAEILRRPGLTDLLQRDFRVTIAGPTTLTALLNSLQMGFRTLAIEQRSSEVWQVLGAVKTEFGKFGDVLARTKAQLETVTRSIESAEQRTRVMSRKLKQVEALPGDTAAGLLGAEGTDGADADDA; translated from the coding sequence ATGACGATGACGTTGTTGCTTGCGGCGGTCGTCGTGCTGGCCGTCGCGCTCGCGGTGGCGATCGTCGCGATCGTGCGCGGCGGCGGCCGCCACGACGATACGGCGGTGCTCGGCGACCAGATCGAGGATGCCGCGCATGCGCAGGCGCGCGCGGTCGAGCGGCTCGAACGCGAATTGCGCGGCGAGATCGTCGAGAACGCGCGCGGTTCGCGCACCGAGCTGGCCGGCAGCTTCTCGCAGCTTCAGCAGACGCTCGCCGCGCAACTGACGAGCGTCGCGACCGTGCAGAACAACCAGATCGAGGGTTTCGCCCAGCAGCTCGGCAAGCTCGTCGCCGGCAATGCGCAGCAGTTCGACGCGATGCGCGAGAGCGTGCAGCGCCAGGCGCAGCAGGCGCGCGAGGAGCAGACGGCCGCGCTCAGGCTGTTCGGCGACACGTTGAACCGGCAGCTCACGCAACTGACCGAGGCGAACGATCGCCGGATCGGCGAGGTGCGCGCGACGCTCGAACAGCGGCTGAAGGAAATCGAGACCAACAATGCGGCGAAGCTCGAGGAGATGCGCCGCACCGTCGACGAGAAACTGCATGCGACGCTCGAGCAGCGGCTCGGCGAATCGTTCAAGCTCGTGTCTGACCGGCTCGAGCAGGTCCATCGCGGGCTCGGCGAGATGCAGACGCTCGCGGCGGGCGTCGGCGATCTGAAAAAGGTGCTGACCAACGTGAAGACGCGCGGCACCTGGGGCGAAGTGCAGCTCGAGGCGCTGCTCGAACAGATGCTGACGCCCGAGCAGTACGCGAAGAACGTCGCGACGGTGCCGAAGAGCACCGAGCGCGTCGAGTTTGCGATCCGGCTGCCGGGCCGCGATGCGGGCACGCGCGACGCACCGCCGGTGTGGTTGCCGATCGACGCGAAATTCCCGCGCGAAGACTACGAGCGGCTGATTGACGCACAGGAGCGCGCCGATGCGCCGGCGGTCGAGGAAGCGGCCCGCGCGCTCGAAGCGCGCGTGCGGCTGGAGGCGCGCACGATTGCCGAGAAGTACGTCGCACCGCCGCACACGACCGACTTCGCGCTGCTGTTCCTGCCGACCGAGGGGCTTTATGCGGAGATCCTGCGCCGCCCGGGGCTGACCGACCTGCTGCAGCGCGACTTTCGCGTGACGATCGCGGGGCCGACGACGCTCACGGCGCTGCTGAACAGCCTGCAGATGGGGTTCCGCACGCTCGCGATCGAGCAGCGGTCGAGCGAGGTGTGGCAGGTGCTCGGCGCAGTGAAGACGGAGTTCGGCAAGTTCGGCGACGTGCTCGCGCGCACGAAGGCGCAGCTCGAAACGGTCACGCGCTCGATCGAGTCCGCCGAGCAGCGTACGCGCGTGATGAGCCGCAAGCTGAAGCAGGTCGAGGCGCTGCCGGGCGACACGGCGGCCGGGCTGCTCGGTGCGGAAGGCACCGACGGCGCCGATGCGGACGACGCGTGA
- the moaA gene encoding GTP 3',8-cyclase MoaA: MSRRIIPLADVSGMPDVSGVAHAPDGTLADTFARPLRDLRISVTDRCNFRCVYCMPRAVFDKDYPFLPHSALLTHEEIERVARLFVAHGVEKIRITGGEPLLRKNLEFLIERLARLTTHDGRPLDLTLTTNGSLLARKARALKDAGLTRVTVSLDALDETLFKRMNDAEFASADVLDGIFAAQAAGLAPVKVNMVVKRGTNDSEILPMAERFRGTGVILRFIEYMDVGTSNGWNMTEVLPSADVVARIAEHYPLVPLEAHTAAETAQRWGYADGSGEIGVISSVTQAFCGDCTRARLSTEGKLYLCLFASTGHDLRALVRGGASDAEIATAIARIWQARTDRYSQLRGSALAETSPDGAGKRVEMSYIGG; encoded by the coding sequence ATGTCCCGACGCATCATTCCTCTCGCCGACGTCAGCGGGATGCCAGACGTCTCCGGCGTCGCGCATGCCCCTGACGGCACGCTGGCCGACACGTTCGCCAGGCCGCTGCGCGACCTGCGCATCTCGGTGACGGATCGCTGCAACTTTCGCTGCGTGTACTGCATGCCGCGCGCGGTCTTCGACAAGGATTACCCGTTCCTGCCGCACAGCGCGCTGCTCACGCACGAGGAAATCGAACGTGTGGCGCGACTCTTTGTCGCACACGGCGTCGAGAAGATCCGCATCACGGGCGGCGAGCCGCTGCTGCGCAAGAACCTCGAATTCCTGATCGAGCGCCTCGCGCGCCTGACCACCCATGACGGCCGCCCGCTCGACCTGACGCTGACGACCAACGGCTCGCTGCTCGCGCGCAAGGCGCGCGCGCTGAAGGACGCCGGGCTCACGCGCGTGACGGTCAGCCTCGACGCGCTCGACGAGACGCTGTTCAAGCGCATGAACGACGCCGAATTCGCGAGCGCCGACGTGCTCGACGGCATCTTCGCCGCCCAGGCCGCGGGCCTCGCGCCGGTCAAGGTCAACATGGTCGTGAAGCGCGGCACCAACGACAGCGAGATCCTGCCGATGGCCGAGCGTTTCCGCGGCACCGGCGTGATCCTGCGCTTCATCGAATACATGGACGTCGGCACGTCGAACGGCTGGAACATGACCGAGGTGCTGCCGTCGGCCGACGTTGTCGCGCGGATCGCCGAACATTACCCGCTCGTGCCGCTCGAAGCGCACACGGCGGCCGAGACCGCCCAGCGCTGGGGCTATGCGGACGGCAGCGGCGAGATCGGCGTGATCTCGAGCGTCACGCAGGCCTTCTGCGGCGACTGCACGCGCGCGCGGCTGTCGACCGAAGGCAAGCTGTATCTGTGCCTGTTCGCGTCGACGGGCCACGACCTGCGCGCACTCGTGCGCGGCGGCGCGAGCGACGCCGAGATCGCGACCGCGATCGCCCGCATCTGGCAGGCCCGCACCGACCGCTATTCGCAACTGCGCGGCAGCGCGTTGGCCGAAACCTCGCCCGACGGCGCCGGCAAGCGCGTCGAAATGTCCTATATCGGCGGCTGA
- the moeA gene encoding molybdopterin molybdotransferase MoeA, producing MITQSSPASRTAPDADAPLSLADAQALACRFAVPVDACDSVPLRDALDRVLAADVSAPFDIPAYDNSAMDGYAFAGGTSAYASPQGDVALTVAGTAFAGHPFDGAVAAGACVRIMTGAPMPAGCDTVIPQERVRVDGDTIRFAAHDIARGANCRKAGEDLARGACALATGRILRPSDLGLLASFGITDVTVRRRVRVAVFSTGDELREPGEPLGRGALYDSNRGMLIAMLERLHVDAIDLGIVRDDPAALEAALRDAVAAQADVVITSGGVSVGEADFTRDVMARLGDVTFASLALRPGRPLAFGTLARSADGAGHALFFGLPGNPVASAVTFYAIVRPALLTLAGAQTPPPAMYTALSTQALKTRPGRTEYLRGIATRAADGRWHVAPAGSQSSASLSGLAAANCFIVLGHDTAAVDAGTPVDILPLDGLI from the coding sequence ATGATCACGCAATCCTCGCCCGCCTCCCGAACCGCACCCGATGCCGATGCCCCGCTGTCGCTCGCCGACGCGCAGGCGCTCGCGTGCCGCTTCGCGGTGCCCGTCGACGCGTGCGACTCGGTGCCGCTGCGCGACGCGCTCGACCGCGTGCTCGCGGCCGACGTGAGCGCGCCGTTCGACATTCCCGCGTACGACAACTCGGCGATGGACGGCTATGCGTTCGCCGGTGGCACCAGCGCGTACGCGTCGCCGCAGGGGGACGTCGCGCTGACGGTCGCCGGCACCGCGTTCGCGGGCCATCCGTTCGACGGCGCCGTGGCCGCCGGGGCATGCGTGCGCATCATGACGGGCGCGCCGATGCCGGCCGGATGCGACACGGTGATTCCGCAGGAACGCGTGCGCGTCGACGGCGACACGATCCGCTTCGCCGCACACGACATCGCACGCGGCGCGAACTGCCGCAAGGCCGGCGAGGATCTCGCGCGCGGCGCCTGTGCGCTCGCCACGGGCCGCATCCTGCGGCCGTCCGACCTAGGCCTGCTCGCATCGTTCGGCATCACCGACGTCACGGTGCGCCGGCGCGTGCGCGTTGCCGTGTTCTCGACCGGCGACGAACTGCGCGAGCCCGGCGAGCCGCTCGGCCGCGGCGCGCTGTACGACAGCAATCGCGGGATGCTGATCGCGATGCTCGAAAGGCTGCACGTCGACGCGATCGATCTCGGAATCGTCCGCGACGATCCGGCCGCGCTCGAAGCCGCGTTGCGCGACGCCGTCGCCGCGCAGGCCGACGTGGTCATCACGTCGGGCGGCGTATCGGTCGGCGAAGCCGACTTCACACGCGACGTGATGGCGCGGCTCGGCGACGTCACATTCGCGAGCCTCGCGCTGCGGCCCGGCCGGCCGCTCGCGTTCGGTACGCTCGCGCGCTCGGCCGACGGCGCCGGTCACGCACTGTTCTTCGGGCTGCCAGGCAATCCGGTCGCGTCCGCCGTGACGTTCTACGCGATCGTGCGCCCCGCGCTGCTGACGCTGGCCGGCGCGCAAACGCCGCCGCCGGCGATGTACACGGCGCTCAGCACGCAGGCGCTGAAGACGCGTCCCGGCCGCACCGAGTACCTGCGCGGCATCGCGACGCGCGCCGCCGACGGCCGCTGGCACGTCGCGCCGGCCGGTTCGCAGAGTTCCGCGTCGCTGAGCGGCCTCGCGGCCGCCAACTGTTTCATCGTCCTGGGCCACGATACCGCGGCAGTCGACGCGGGCACCCCGGTCGACATCCTGCCGCTCGACGGCCTGATCTGA
- a CDS encoding GNAT family N-acetyltransferase: MSDTPLIRAAEARDVGAILALMRELAEFEKLTHLFVATETNLADALFGERPAAEALVAERNGAIVAYALFFHNYSTFVGRRGLYLEDLYVQPSQRGTGLGTAMLRHLAALAVERRCGRFEWSVLDWNQPAIDFYEKMGATVLPEWRIVRVTDDALDTLAGH; encoded by the coding sequence GTGAGCGACACGCCGCTGATCCGCGCAGCCGAAGCGCGCGACGTCGGCGCAATCCTCGCGCTGATGCGCGAGCTGGCCGAGTTCGAGAAGCTCACGCACCTGTTCGTCGCGACCGAAACGAATCTCGCCGACGCGCTGTTCGGCGAGCGGCCTGCCGCCGAAGCGCTCGTCGCCGAACGCAACGGCGCGATCGTCGCGTATGCGCTGTTCTTCCACAACTATTCGACGTTCGTCGGCCGTCGCGGCCTCTATCTCGAGGATCTGTACGTACAGCCGTCGCAGCGCGGCACCGGCCTCGGCACCGCGATGCTGCGTCACCTCGCAGCACTGGCCGTCGAGCGCCGTTGCGGGCGTTTCGAATGGTCGGTCCTCGACTGGAACCAGCCCGCGATCGATTTCTACGAGAAAATGGGCGCAACCGTGCTGCCCGAATGGCGCATCGTCCGCGTGACCGACGACGCGCTGGACACGCTCGCCGGACATTGA
- a CDS encoding 2-hydroxyacid dehydrogenase, producing the protein MQKILVARPIFPDVIERLKQYFEVDWNDGDALAPDALAARLADKDGALTAGDPVGAAALAAAPRLRVVSNMAVGYNNFDMAAFNAANVLGTNTPDVLNESTADFGWALMMAAARRIAESEHWLRAGHWQKWAYDGFLGTDIYGSTLGVIGMGRIGQALARRARGFGMQVIYHNRSRVAPEIEAELNAEYVSKDALLARADHVVLVLPYTKENHHTIGAAEFAKMKPTATLTNIARGGIVDDAALADALRDGTIAAAGLDVYEGEPTVHPALLEVPNVVLTPHIASATEKTRRAMANLAADNLIAALGEGPRAGQPPNPINPDVIGKPRA; encoded by the coding sequence ATGCAGAAGATCCTGGTCGCGCGTCCGATCTTTCCGGACGTGATCGAACGCCTCAAGCAGTATTTCGAAGTCGACTGGAACGACGGTGACGCGCTCGCTCCCGATGCGCTCGCCGCGCGTCTGGCCGACAAGGACGGCGCGCTGACGGCCGGCGACCCGGTCGGCGCGGCGGCGCTCGCGGCGGCGCCGCGCCTGCGTGTCGTGTCGAACATGGCGGTCGGCTACAACAACTTCGACATGGCCGCGTTCAACGCGGCGAACGTGCTCGGCACCAACACGCCCGACGTGCTGAACGAGTCGACCGCCGATTTCGGCTGGGCGCTGATGATGGCCGCCGCGCGCCGGATCGCCGAATCCGAGCACTGGCTGCGCGCCGGTCACTGGCAGAAGTGGGCGTACGACGGTTTCCTCGGCACCGACATTTACGGCTCGACGCTCGGCGTCATCGGGATGGGCCGCATCGGGCAGGCGCTCGCGCGCCGCGCACGCGGCTTCGGGATGCAGGTGATTTATCACAACCGGTCGCGGGTCGCGCCCGAGATCGAGGCCGAGCTGAACGCCGAATACGTGTCGAAGGATGCGCTGCTCGCGCGCGCCGATCACGTCGTGCTCGTGTTGCCGTACACGAAGGAGAACCATCACACGATCGGCGCGGCCGAGTTCGCGAAGATGAAGCCCACCGCGACGCTGACCAACATCGCGCGCGGCGGGATCGTCGACGACGCAGCGCTGGCCGACGCGCTGCGCGACGGGACGATCGCCGCGGCCGGCCTCGACGTGTACGAAGGCGAGCCGACCGTGCATCCGGCGCTGCTCGAGGTGCCGAACGTCGTGCTGACGCCGCATATCGCGAGCGCGACCGAAAAGACGCGCCGCGCGATGGCGAACCTCGCCGCCGACAACCTGATCGCCGCACTGGGCGAGGGGCCGCGCGCCGGGCAGCCGCCGAATCCGATCAACCCTGACGTGATCGGGAAGCCGCGCGCATGA